In one window of Thermodesulfobacteriota bacterium DNA:
- a CDS encoding efflux RND transporter periplasmic adaptor subunit yields the protein MPEDISKLRIEKSPGKGYRRRKWRPAYWGAALLLLFLSGYLAFRTLSVTQVRAAEVSVTYPSEGLTVLNASGYVEAERKAALSSKITGRLVWLGVEEGSPVEKGQIVARLESADLEAALDEARASLRASRDNMEAARAELDDARSDYRRKKELMDMEFIARSVFDAAGARLKKAEAAFEAARAGVRAAEAAERGASASLGFTEIRAPFSGVVLTKNADIGDIVTPVGAAADAKAAVVTVADMDTLYVEADISEANIGKVYAGMPCEIELDSSPGEKRRGSVHMIVPTADRTKASVMVKVRFLDGTERVLPEMSAKVAFLSRAPSREENKPLPTVPGQSIVSEEGRDFVFIIDGERAGKKEVRTGKRIGEAIEVSGVEPGTRIVLAPPEGLEDGSKIEVIEE from the coding sequence ATGCCAGAAGACATATCAAAACTCAGGATCGAGAAGAGTCCAGGAAAGGGGTACAGGAGAAGAAAATGGAGGCCTGCATACTGGGGGGCCGCCCTTTTACTACTCTTCCTCTCCGGCTACCTGGCCTTTCGCACCCTGAGCGTTACACAGGTAAGGGCGGCGGAGGTGTCCGTCACGTACCCTTCAGAAGGCCTTACCGTCCTTAACGCGAGCGGCTATGTCGAGGCCGAACGGAAGGCCGCGCTCTCCTCCAAGATAACGGGAAGGCTCGTATGGCTCGGGGTCGAGGAAGGGAGCCCCGTCGAGAAGGGACAGATCGTCGCGCGCCTTGAAAGCGCCGACCTCGAGGCCGCGCTCGACGAGGCAAGGGCCTCTCTCAGGGCCTCCAGGGACAACATGGAGGCCGCAAGGGCCGAGCTCGATGACGCAAGGAGCGACTACCGGAGGAAAAAAGAGCTTATGGATATGGAGTTCATAGCCCGAAGCGTCTTCGATGCCGCGGGTGCGAGGCTCAAGAAAGCGGAGGCCGCTTTCGAGGCGGCCAGGGCGGGGGTGCGGGCTGCCGAGGCCGCTGAGCGGGGCGCAAGCGCCTCGCTCGGCTTCACGGAAATAAGGGCCCCCTTCAGCGGGGTCGTCCTCACAAAGAACGCGGACATTGGCGATATCGTCACCCCGGTCGGAGCCGCGGCTGACGCCAAGGCGGCCGTGGTTACGGTCGCGGACATGGATACGCTCTACGTCGAGGCCGACATATCCGAGGCGAATATCGGGAAGGTATACGCCGGAATGCCGTGCGAGATCGAGCTGGATTCGTCGCCCGGCGAAAAGAGGAGGGGGAGCGTCCACATGATAGTGCCAACAGCCGACAGGACCAAGGCCTCCGTAATGGTAAAGGTCCGGTTCCTTGACGGCACCGAGAGGGTGCTTCCCGAGATGAGCGCCAAGGTGGCCTTCCTCTCAAGGGCACCTTCCCGGGAAGAGAACAAACCGCTGCCGACGGTTCCCGGCCAGTCGATAGTCTCCGAGGAGGGCCGGGATTTCGTCTTTATAATCGACGGCGAAAGGGCAGGGAAAAAAGAGGTGCGGACAGGGAAACGGATAGGAGAGGCGATCGAGGTATCGGGAGTGGAGCCCGGGACGAGGATAGTCCTCGCCCCTCCCGAAGGCCTCGAAGACGGCTCGAAGATAGAGGTCATAGAGGAATAA
- a CDS encoding ABC transporter ATP-binding protein, translated as MAGAKESPLVRIRGLNKSYARGSRVIPVLRDIDLDIENAGFMALMGPSGSGKSTLLNLIAGIDRPDSGTIEIGGIETTSLAESELASWRSDHVGFIFQFYNLMPVLTALENVELPLLLKDMPRKERRERAGMLLGLVGLSERLDHYPGELSGGEQQRVAISRAMVTDPTILVADEPTGDLDMESAEEVLRLMERLNVEFGKTVILVTHDPKAAGKARTVRRLEKGYLNAAVF; from the coding sequence ATGGCAGGGGCAAAGGAAAGCCCGCTTGTGAGGATAAGGGGCCTTAACAAGTCTTACGCGCGGGGCAGCCGCGTTATCCCGGTCCTCCGGGACATAGACCTCGACATCGAAAATGCCGGGTTCATGGCGCTAATGGGCCCTTCGGGCTCGGGGAAGAGCACGCTCCTTAACCTCATAGCCGGAATAGACAGGCCGGACAGCGGCACAATCGAAATCGGCGGCATAGAGACCACCTCTCTTGCCGAGTCCGAGCTCGCCTCCTGGCGCTCGGACCACGTAGGCTTCATATTCCAGTTCTACAACCTCATGCCGGTCCTTACCGCCCTCGAAAACGTGGAGCTTCCGCTCCTTCTTAAGGACATGCCCCGGAAAGAAAGGCGCGAGAGGGCCGGAATGCTCCTCGGGCTCGTAGGCCTCTCCGAGCGCCTGGACCATTACCCCGGCGAGCTCTCGGGCGGGGAACAGCAGCGGGTCGCCATATCGAGGGCGATGGTCACGGACCCTACCATTCTCGTCGCGGACGAGCCGACCGGCGACCTTGACATGGAATCCGCGGAAGAGGTGCTGCGCTTAATGGAGAGGCTGAACGTGGAATTCGGGAAGACCGTCATCCTGGTCACGCACGACCCCAAGGCCGCCGGGAAGGCGCGCACCGTTAGGCGCCTCGAAAAGGGTTACCTTAATGCCGCTGTTTTTTAA
- a CDS encoding PAS domain S-box protein, with translation MPQEFLRFYERFISPSPDHISIVGRNYEYLVVSYAYLKAHGKSREEIVGHKVPELLGDAVFNNFIKDYLDRCFAGEVINYRAWFTFRAAGRRFMNVTYYPYLDYDGTVAGAVVMARDITDYRMAEERLRVSEEKYRHLFENLNDAAFLADMETGFLVDANKEAEVLTGRTREELIGMHQSKLHPPGKAEEYRGKFAAHSVKGRAADYDGEVIRKDGTIVNVRISAAPLSFGEGGRILGIFRDISDRVEYEKALIDSKSRTESLIRSMHDGFSMFDGERRFVDGNPAFFNMVGFKKDELAGRKAPMPYWPEEELPRIEAAFSDLEAGKEGDHEFVFRRKDGSLFPVIISPYVITDQKGNILNYCATVKDITLRKGLEAEFIKSQKLESLGRLAGGIAHDFNNLLTGIIGNVSLALFYGPDEKVSGRLREAEKACNEAKRLVRQFLTFSKGGAPVKSMLFLENVIADWCSFVTTGSKSKCEFSIAPGLLPIEADEGMLSQAIQNIIVNADEAMPSGGVIKVSAFNASSAKDRPLGPPHVCIRVEDNGAGIPDADVEKVFDPYYTTKEGGSGLGLAAAYSVVRDHGGFIEVESAPGKGSAFSVYLPASPDAGAYMEMDPFPAPSHKGRVLVMDDDETIREALGEMLKGMECEVESARDGAEAVALFKEARSGGRGFDLVIMDLTIPAGMGGKEAVRRVLEIDPAARVIVSSGYSDDPVMSDYGKFGFSGVISKPYKAREMMALVGKFLTAGPGGEE, from the coding sequence ATGCCACAGGAATTCCTCAGGTTTTACGAGCGGTTCATCTCCCCCTCCCCGGACCATATCTCGATAGTCGGCAGGAATTACGAATACCTTGTAGTAAGCTACGCATATTTGAAGGCCCACGGAAAGAGCAGGGAGGAGATCGTAGGGCATAAGGTCCCAGAGCTCCTCGGTGATGCCGTATTTAATAATTTCATAAAAGACTACCTGGACCGCTGCTTTGCAGGAGAGGTCATAAATTACAGGGCATGGTTCACCTTCCGGGCCGCCGGCCGCAGGTTCATGAACGTCACGTACTACCCCTATCTCGACTACGACGGGACCGTAGCCGGGGCCGTGGTCATGGCCAGGGACATAACGGATTACAGGATGGCGGAGGAGCGTCTCCGGGTCTCGGAGGAGAAGTACAGGCACCTCTTCGAGAACCTAAATGACGCCGCCTTCCTCGCCGATATGGAGACCGGATTCCTTGTCGACGCAAACAAGGAGGCCGAGGTCCTTACCGGGAGGACGAGGGAAGAGCTTATCGGGATGCACCAGTCGAAGCTCCACCCTCCCGGAAAGGCCGAGGAATACAGGGGCAAGTTCGCCGCCCATTCGGTAAAGGGCAGGGCCGCCGACTACGACGGGGAGGTAATAAGGAAGGACGGCACGATAGTAAACGTCCGTATAAGCGCGGCCCCGCTCTCGTTCGGAGAGGGCGGGCGCATACTCGGCATCTTCAGGGACATAAGCGACAGGGTTGAATACGAAAAGGCCCTCATCGACAGCAAGAGCCGCACCGAGAGCCTCATAAGGTCCATGCACGACGGCTTCAGCATGTTCGACGGCGAACGGAGGTTCGTGGACGGGAACCCGGCCTTTTTCAATATGGTCGGATTTAAGAAAGACGAGCTTGCCGGTAGAAAAGCCCCGATGCCTTACTGGCCCGAGGAGGAGCTGCCCAGGATTGAGGCGGCCTTTTCGGACCTTGAAGCCGGGAAAGAGGGCGACCATGAGTTCGTCTTCAGGAGAAAGGACGGAAGCCTCTTCCCGGTCATCATAAGCCCTTACGTCATAACCGACCAGAAGGGCAACATCCTCAATTACTGCGCCACGGTCAAGGACATCACCCTGAGGAAGGGGCTTGAGGCCGAGTTTATCAAGTCGCAGAAGCTCGAATCCCTCGGCAGGCTCGCCGGCGGCATAGCCCACGACTTCAATAACCTCCTCACCGGGATAATCGGGAACGTCTCGCTCGCGCTCTTTTACGGGCCTGACGAGAAGGTGTCCGGGCGGCTAAGGGAAGCGGAGAAGGCCTGCAACGAGGCCAAGCGGCTGGTGCGCCAGTTCCTGACGTTCTCAAAGGGAGGGGCGCCGGTAAAGAGCATGCTCTTCCTTGAAAACGTAATAGCCGACTGGTGTTCGTTCGTTACCACTGGCTCCAAATCGAAATGCGAGTTCTCGATAGCCCCCGGCCTCCTGCCGATAGAGGCGGACGAGGGAATGCTCTCCCAGGCCATCCAGAACATAATCGTCAACGCCGACGAGGCCATGCCTTCCGGGGGAGTGATAAAGGTGAGCGCGTTCAACGCCTCGTCCGCCAAGGACCGTCCTCTCGGCCCGCCGCACGTGTGCATCCGCGTGGAAGACAATGGCGCGGGAATACCGGATGCGGACGTGGAAAAGGTCTTCGACCCTTACTACACGACGAAGGAAGGCGGGAGCGGGCTAGGCCTTGCCGCCGCGTATTCGGTAGTAAGGGACCACGGGGGCTTCATAGAGGTTGAGTCAGCGCCGGGAAAGGGCTCGGCCTTCTCCGTCTACCTCCCGGCGTCACCCGACGCGGGCGCGTATATGGAGATGGATCCGTTCCCGGCGCCTTCGCATAAGGGCAGGGTCCTGGTCATGGACGACGACGAGACCATCAGGGAAGCCCTGGGCGAGATGCTTAAGGGCATGGAGTGCGAGGTGGAATCGGCAAGGGACGGGGCCGAGGCGGTCGCGCTTTTCAAGGAGGCCAGGTCGGGGGGCAGGGGCTTCGACCTCGTGATAATGGACCTTACCATCCCTGCAGGCATGGGCGGGAAGGAGGCTGTCCGCCGCGTCCTCGAGATAGACCCGGCGGCCAGGGTTATAGTATCAAGCGGCTACTCCGACGACCCTGTCATGTCCGACTACGGCAAGTTCGGCTTCTCAGGCGTCATCTCCAAGCCGTACAAGGCAAGGGAGATGATGGCGCTGGTGGGAAAGTTCCTGACGGCTGGGCCTGGTGGGGAGGAATGA